In the genome of Gemmatimonadaceae bacterium, one region contains:
- a CDS encoding HAMP domain-containing sensor histidine kinase, with product MSRFTFRTRVLLYLVLFAVIPSTLLMVGGAVVVSSTLPVLSASKAWDNVANTGRRAIDAARQAPLTSAQRAAVDAHERELAASLVQAKRVGYLTSRIVVLVIVTALLGSLLVALLASRVAGHLSRQLSRPLGEIVAWADHIARGEPLPAGPPRRGAPEFELLRQRMRAMAADLEAARTRDREASRLEAFRETARRVAHELKNPLTPIRLAVARLKRDSDPRLVDVVDVLETESRRLEEMARNFAQFGRLPEGPPAAVDVGELARYAARAIATDRVPVRVSVEEDVPLVTGHYDALARALSNVLMNAVDACRDGGDVAVRVARAHANGNGVVGDAVELCVRDTGLGIAPDALARIWDPYVTQKPGGTGLGLAIARQTVLAHGGTVDATSRPGEGTEIRLVLPINETPAAPALEETIRGS from the coding sequence GTGAGTCGCTTCACTTTTCGTACGCGCGTACTCCTGTATCTGGTGCTGTTCGCGGTGATCCCGTCCACCCTTTTGATGGTGGGCGGGGCCGTCGTCGTCAGCAGCACGCTACCGGTGTTGAGCGCGAGCAAAGCGTGGGACAACGTAGCGAACACGGGGCGTCGAGCGATCGATGCGGCGCGGCAGGCGCCGCTGACGAGCGCGCAGCGCGCAGCGGTAGACGCGCACGAACGGGAGCTGGCCGCGTCGCTCGTGCAGGCAAAGCGCGTCGGGTACTTGACGTCGCGCATTGTGGTGCTCGTCATTGTCACTGCGCTGCTCGGATCGCTGTTGGTCGCGCTGCTGGCATCGCGCGTTGCGGGTCATTTGAGCCGGCAGCTGAGCCGACCACTCGGCGAGATCGTGGCGTGGGCGGATCACATCGCGCGGGGCGAGCCGTTACCAGCCGGTCCGCCGCGGCGCGGCGCTCCGGAGTTCGAGTTGTTGCGACAACGGATGCGCGCGATGGCCGCGGATCTCGAGGCGGCGCGCACGCGCGATCGTGAGGCGAGCCGGCTGGAAGCGTTTCGGGAGACGGCGCGCCGGGTGGCACACGAGCTCAAGAATCCGCTCACGCCGATTCGATTGGCGGTGGCGCGGCTCAAACGTGACTCCGATCCGCGTCTTGTCGACGTAGTGGATGTATTGGAGACGGAGTCCCGGCGGTTGGAAGAGATGGCGCGGAACTTTGCGCAATTCGGCCGGCTGCCGGAGGGACCGCCGGCGGCGGTCGACGTGGGCGAGCTGGCGCGGTATGCGGCGCGCGCCATCGCGACGGACCGCGTGCCGGTGCGCGTGTCGGTCGAGGAGGACGTTCCGTTAGTGACGGGCCACTACGATGCGCTGGCCCGCGCGCTGTCCAATGTCTTGATGAATGCGGTGGACGCGTGCCGCGACGGCGGCGATGTGGCTGTGCGGGTGGCGCGCGCGCATGCGAACGGGAATGGCGTGGTTGGGGATGCGGTCGAATTGTGCGTGCGAGATACGGGGTTAGGGATCGCGCCGGACGCGCTCGCACGGATCTGGGATCCGTACGTGACGCAAAAACCCGGAGGCACGGGCTTGGGGTTGGCGATCGCTCGGCAGACGGTGTTGGCGCACGGCGGAACTGTGGATGCGACGAGCCGTCCCGGCGAGGGCACGGAGATCCGGTTGGTGCTTCCCATCAACGAGACGCCGGCGGCGCCGGCGCTGGAGGAAACGATACGTGGGTCCTGA
- a CDS encoding sigma-54 dependent transcriptional regulator, giving the protein MTPKGEILIIDDEPNLRRMVSALLVAEGYTTRDASSGTAGATLAQEREPDAVLLDLMMPGELDGMATLTRLREQLPDVPVVMMSGRAGLADAVKATKLGAFHFLEKPLTPESVLLTLGSALELRHARREARALREDIGLTSEMVGTSPAMARVRALIERVAPTDSRVLITGESGTGKELVAAAIHRLSARHARPFIRVNSAAIPRDLIESEMFGHERGAFTGALEKRIGRFELADTGTLFLDEVGDLGAEAQAKLLRAMEAKEIERVGGAKPIPVDVRIVAATNRDLERASRDGTFREDLYFRLNVIPLALPPLRERPADITPLVLHFSAVYRARSGRPAPRWNEDALALLQRHRWPGNVRELANIVERLAIFHAGEDVRAADVGQVLRIEPGTEASPDAPPDAAQLDRPLNDALDEYERLLILRALSMTNGNVTDAARRLQTDRPNLYRRMRRLGVDWGGGS; this is encoded by the coding sequence ATGACGCCCAAGGGCGAGATTCTCATCATCGACGATGAGCCCAACCTGCGCCGGATGGTGTCGGCGCTGCTCGTCGCCGAGGGCTACACGACGCGGGACGCGAGCTCCGGGACGGCCGGGGCGACGTTAGCACAAGAGCGCGAGCCCGACGCGGTGCTGCTCGATCTCATGATGCCCGGCGAGCTCGACGGGATGGCGACGCTCACTCGTCTGCGCGAGCAGCTCCCCGACGTACCCGTGGTGATGATGAGCGGGCGCGCCGGACTGGCCGACGCGGTCAAGGCGACGAAGCTCGGCGCCTTTCACTTTCTCGAGAAGCCGTTGACGCCCGAGAGCGTGCTGCTCACGCTGGGGTCGGCGCTCGAGCTGCGCCACGCCCGGCGCGAGGCGCGGGCGCTGCGCGAGGACATTGGCCTAACGAGCGAGATGGTGGGCACGAGCCCGGCGATGGCGCGGGTGCGGGCCCTCATCGAGCGCGTGGCGCCGACCGATTCTCGCGTCTTGATCACCGGCGAATCGGGCACCGGGAAGGAACTGGTTGCGGCGGCGATCCATCGGTTGAGCGCGCGGCATGCGCGGCCGTTCATCCGCGTGAACAGCGCGGCGATCCCGCGCGATCTCATCGAAAGCGAGATGTTCGGCCACGAGCGCGGCGCGTTCACCGGCGCGCTGGAGAAGCGTATCGGCCGCTTCGAGCTGGCCGACACCGGCACGCTGTTTCTCGACGAGGTCGGAGACCTGGGCGCAGAAGCGCAGGCCAAGCTGCTCCGCGCGATGGAGGCAAAGGAGATCGAGCGCGTGGGCGGAGCGAAACCGATTCCGGTGGACGTGCGCATCGTCGCCGCGACCAATCGGGATCTCGAACGCGCATCGCGCGACGGCACGTTCCGGGAGGATCTGTACTTCCGGCTCAACGTGATTCCGCTGGCGCTGCCGCCCCTGCGCGAGCGTCCGGCGGATATCACGCCCCTGGTGCTGCACTTTTCGGCGGTCTATCGCGCGCGCAGCGGACGACCGGCGCCGCGGTGGAACGAGGACGCGCTGGCGCTGCTGCAGCGGCACCGGTGGCCGGGCAACGTGCGCGAGCTGGCAAACATCGTGGAGCGGCTGGCGATCTTTCACGCCGGGGAGGATGTGCGCGCGGCGGACGTCGGCCAGGTGCTGCGGATCGAGCCGGGCACGGAGGCGTCGCCTGACGCGCCGCCGGACGCGGCGCAGCTCGATCGGCCGCTCAACGATGCGCTGGACGAATACGAGCGGCTGCTCATCCTGCGCGCGCTGTCGATGACCAATGGGAACGTGACCGACGCGGCGCGGCGCCTGCAAACGGACCGGCCGAATCTCTATCGCCGCATGCGGCGGTTAGGCGTGGACTGGGGCGGCGGCTCGTGA
- a CDS encoding HNH endonuclease — protein sequence MVVGCLALNASFEPLTMVPMRRALRLVLDGKAEIIEADAGRFVHSERLTLPRPAVIRLVRFIHVPRRFRRQVTNTFLFARDRYRCQYCGRTAAELRPRESLTRDHLIPMSRGGTNDWTNVVTACSPCNTRKGNRMPEEIGMHPLTAPVEPHFVHLSWAVRRLTPTQSKYIKLFYGEDTLHQLELLESGHTIRRSRTLMA from the coding sequence GTGGTCGTCGGTTGTCTGGCGCTGAATGCTTCGTTCGAGCCGCTCACGATGGTTCCAATGCGGCGCGCCTTACGGCTGGTCCTCGATGGCAAGGCTGAGATCATCGAGGCCGATGCCGGTCGCTTCGTGCACTCGGAGCGTCTGACCCTGCCGCGCCCGGCGGTCATCCGATTGGTGCGGTTCATCCATGTGCCCCGCCGGTTCCGCCGCCAGGTGACCAACACGTTCCTGTTCGCGCGCGACCGCTATCGCTGTCAGTACTGCGGCCGCACGGCGGCCGAGCTGCGTCCCCGGGAATCGCTCACGCGCGATCACCTGATTCCGATGTCGCGCGGCGGCACGAACGATTGGACGAACGTCGTCACGGCGTGCTCGCCGTGCAACACGCGCAAGGGCAACCGTATGCCGGAGGAGATCGGCATGCACCCGCTCACCGCGCCGGTTGAGCCGCACTTCGTGCACCTGAGCTGGGCGGTGCGCCGTCTCACCCCGACGCAGTCGAAGTACATCAAGTTGTTTTACGGGGAGGACACGCTGCACCAGCTGGAGCTGCTGGAGTCGGGCCACACGATCCGCCGGTCGCGGACCCTCATGGCCTGA
- a CDS encoding branched-chain amino acid transaminase codes for MAESSINGRTTKIWRDGQLVPWDDATIHVMSHVVHYGSCVFEGIRCYDTPAGPAVFRLPDHIRRLHDSCRIYRMPMRHSIDALAQACLDTVAANDVRACYLRPVVIRTGEQMGVYPVDVPVETFVIAWRWGSYLGDDALANGVDVCVSSWRRAAPDTFPALAKAGGNYLNSQLSKTEARLDKYSEGIMLDSFGFVAEGSGENLFLIRDGVVYTSGLSSGILSGITRDSVMRIAQDLGHEVREQTLPREMLYIADELFFSGTAAELTPIRSVDRIQVGSGKPGPITRAIQEQFMGIATGRIEDRYGWLTPLPVAAEAER; via the coding sequence ATGGCCGAAAGCAGCATCAACGGACGCACGACCAAGATATGGCGGGACGGGCAGTTAGTCCCCTGGGATGACGCCACGATTCACGTGATGAGCCACGTAGTCCACTACGGGTCGTGCGTGTTCGAGGGCATCCGCTGTTACGACACGCCGGCCGGCCCTGCGGTGTTCCGTCTGCCGGATCACATCCGGCGTCTGCACGACTCGTGTCGCATCTATCGAATGCCGATGCGGCACAGCATCGACGCGCTCGCGCAGGCCTGTCTCGATACAGTGGCGGCCAACGACGTGCGCGCCTGCTACCTGAGGCCGGTGGTGATTCGCACCGGCGAGCAGATGGGCGTGTACCCAGTCGATGTACCGGTCGAGACGTTCGTCATCGCGTGGCGATGGGGGAGTTATCTGGGCGACGACGCCTTGGCTAACGGAGTCGACGTGTGCGTCTCGAGCTGGCGCCGTGCCGCGCCCGACACGTTCCCGGCCCTGGCCAAAGCGGGCGGCAACTATCTGAACTCGCAGTTGTCCAAGACGGAAGCGCGGCTGGACAAGTACTCGGAGGGCATCATGCTCGACTCCTTCGGCTTCGTGGCCGAAGGGAGCGGCGAGAACTTGTTCTTGATCCGTGATGGTGTCGTGTACACGTCGGGATTGTCGTCGGGGATCCTGAGCGGAATCACGCGCGATTCGGTGATGCGCATCGCGCAGGATCTCGGGCATGAGGTGCGCGAGCAGACCCTGCCGCGGGAAATGCTCTACATTGCGGACGAGCTCTTTTTCTCGGGCACGGCTGCCGAGCTCACGCCTATCCGCTCGGTCGATCGCATTCAGGTCGGCAGCGGCAAGCCGGGCCCGATCACGCGCGCGATTCAGGAGCAGTTCATGGGGATTGCCACCGGTCGGATTGAAGATCGGTATGGATGGTTGACACCGTTGCCGGTGGCTGCGGAGGCCGAGCGTTAG
- a CDS encoding carboxypeptidase regulatory-like domain-containing protein, giving the protein MSTGPERWSQWILLLAGVAIAAAGRRAVAQQAPASAGEITGVVFDSLDDEPLGDASVFLVGTSLSATTNADGHFVFESVPAGSYRVAFESRDLDAIGVTPNPQSVAVRAGVVDTVVLFVPSVSTLLDAMCPASKAAGGQSILIGSVHDADTGVPVASATLTLSWSDLVVEKKGVVQTNHVVPVTATADGSYAVCGIPGDAVVTMRAVAGRRASGMLSVTIPARRLVRQDVSVAPGADPVAPDETARTASLDGVVTDTAGHPLAGAQLELAGVPGAARADEQGHFRLPSLPAGSWDVQVQRIGFLPSRVIVVLHPNRTTTRSFALRVATTVLDTVRVQARRHDAYALQQKARQYPGATFFNSAAIDSLHPTQITDILRRARGVQLVYPDSGGPPLVQMTRSRFSDLMHAGICPIEYYVDGVPFQMENSPDAYFKPGEIAAVEVYDGAANVPPAYASASSACGVVVIWTKRAGS; this is encoded by the coding sequence ATGAGCACGGGGCCGGAACGCTGGTCGCAATGGATCCTTCTCCTGGCGGGCGTCGCAATCGCGGCGGCCGGCAGGCGCGCCGTTGCGCAGCAAGCGCCGGCGTCGGCCGGCGAAATCACAGGGGTCGTGTTCGACAGCCTCGATGACGAGCCATTGGGCGACGCATCGGTGTTTCTCGTCGGGACGTCGTTGTCGGCGACGACGAATGCCGACGGACACTTCGTCTTCGAGTCGGTGCCGGCGGGTTCGTATCGCGTCGCCTTCGAATCCCGGGATCTCGACGCCATCGGCGTCACGCCTAACCCGCAGTCGGTGGCGGTGCGCGCCGGCGTCGTCGATACGGTCGTGCTCTTCGTCCCCTCCGTGTCGACGCTGCTCGACGCGATGTGTCCGGCGAGCAAGGCCGCGGGCGGACAGAGCATTCTCATCGGCAGCGTGCACGATGCAGACACCGGGGTGCCGGTCGCGTCCGCGACGCTGACGCTGTCGTGGTCGGACCTCGTCGTAGAGAAAAAAGGCGTCGTCCAGACGAATCACGTGGTGCCTGTCACGGCGACAGCGGACGGGTCATACGCGGTATGCGGAATTCCGGGGGACGCCGTCGTGACAATGCGGGCGGTTGCCGGCCGGCGCGCGAGCGGCATGCTGTCGGTGACCATCCCGGCCCGACGGCTCGTTAGGCAGGACGTGTCCGTTGCACCGGGTGCGGACCCCGTGGCACCCGACGAGACGGCGCGCACGGCATCGCTGGATGGAGTCGTGACTGACACCGCTGGTCATCCGCTCGCCGGCGCCCAGCTCGAGCTGGCCGGCGTTCCGGGCGCGGCCCGAGCGGACGAGCAAGGTCATTTTCGGCTGCCGTCGCTTCCGGCCGGCAGCTGGGACGTGCAGGTCCAGCGCATCGGCTTCCTGCCGAGTCGAGTCATCGTCGTGCTGCATCCGAATCGAACGACGACGCGGTCGTTCGCGCTGCGTGTTGCGACGACAGTGCTGGACACGGTTCGCGTGCAGGCGCGGCGGCATGACGCGTACGCGTTGCAGCAGAAGGCGCGGCAGTATCCCGGCGCGACGTTCTTCAACAGCGCCGCCATCGACTCGCTGCATCCGACGCAGATCACCGACATTTTGCGGCGGGCGCGCGGCGTGCAGCTGGTGTATCCGGACTCGGGCGGGCCGCCGCTGGTGCAGATGACGCGCTCGCGCTTCTCCGACTTGATGCACGCGGGCATCTGTCCGATCGAGTATTACGTGGACGGCGTCCCGTTCCAGATGGAGAACAGCCCGGATGCCTACTTCAAGCCGGGCGAGATCGCGGCGGTAGAGGTGTACGACGGGGCCGCGAACGTGCCGCCCGCGTACGCATCGGCGTCGTCGGCGTGCGGCGTCGTGGTGATCTGGACGAAGCGCGCCGGCTCCTAA
- a CDS encoding amidohydrolase family protein, whose product MKRYHARWVVPITAPSIHDGTVAVDGARIAYVGPRGSAPPGGDVDLEDAVLLPGLVNAHTHLELTAFRGLMPDVPFRDWIVRLQSAKVSVMTPERYLDSARLGIAEGLRAGVTTYADTCDSGAALPAMCEMGVRGIVYQEVFSPSPDASRVAGAIAALRLRLTDLEPRQTLLVRLGISPHAPYTVSDPLFIAAAGAGYPLAVHIAESDAETRLVRDGDGPFADGLRRRGITIAPRARSPIALLESLGVLRARPLLIHAVHIDDADIAAIAAAHAAVAHCPVSNAKLGHGIAPLERLLAAGVAVGLGSDSMAANDRMDLLEEARAAALAQRVRTGRPEALPPHDALALATLGGARALGLDDRVGSLEPGKDADLAAFPLPAGFGDANPEAAAVFALGGTPARLVTVAGVLHAVDGRVLSGDREVPHRVRDTASRLAAHLADG is encoded by the coding sequence GTGAAGCGCTACCACGCGCGGTGGGTGGTGCCGATCACGGCGCCGTCCATCCACGACGGCACGGTCGCCGTCGACGGGGCGCGCATTGCGTACGTCGGGCCGCGCGGATCGGCGCCGCCGGGCGGCGACGTCGACCTCGAAGACGCGGTCCTGCTGCCGGGGCTCGTCAACGCCCACACGCACCTCGAGCTCACGGCGTTCCGTGGCCTCATGCCCGACGTCCCGTTCCGCGACTGGATCGTGCGGCTGCAGTCCGCGAAAGTCTCGGTGATGACGCCGGAACGCTACCTCGACTCGGCGCGGTTAGGCATCGCGGAAGGGCTGCGGGCGGGCGTCACCACGTACGCCGATACGTGCGACTCGGGCGCCGCGCTCCCGGCGATGTGCGAGATGGGCGTGCGCGGCATCGTGTACCAGGAAGTGTTCTCGCCGTCGCCGGATGCGTCGCGCGTCGCCGGCGCCATCGCCGCGCTGCGCCTGCGCCTAACGGATCTCGAGCCCCGGCAGACGCTCCTCGTGCGGCTCGGCATCTCGCCCCACGCGCCGTACACGGTGAGCGATCCGCTGTTCATCGCGGCCGCCGGCGCCGGCTACCCGCTGGCCGTGCACATCGCCGAAAGCGACGCGGAAACGCGCCTCGTGCGCGACGGCGACGGACCGTTCGCCGATGGCCTGCGCCGCCGCGGCATCACCATCGCGCCGCGCGCGCGATCCCCCATCGCGCTCCTCGAATCGCTCGGCGTGCTGCGCGCGCGCCCGCTGCTCATCCACGCCGTGCACATCGACGACGCCGACATTGCCGCCATCGCCGCGGCGCACGCCGCCGTGGCGCACTGCCCGGTGTCCAACGCCAAGCTCGGCCACGGCATCGCACCGCTCGAGCGATTGCTGGCCGCCGGCGTCGCGGTCGGACTCGGCTCCGACTCGATGGCCGCCAACGACCGGATGGATCTGCTCGAGGAAGCCCGCGCCGCCGCGCTCGCCCAACGCGTGCGCACGGGCCGCCCCGAGGCGCTCCCGCCGCACGACGCGCTGGCGCTGGCCACGTTAGGCGGTGCGCGCGCGCTCGGACTCGACGACCGCGTGGGATCGCTGGAGCCCGGCAAGGATGCCGATCTCGCCGCGTTCCCGCTGCCGGCCGGCTTCGGCGATGCCAACCCCGAGGCCGCGGCGGTGTTTGCGCTAGGAGGCACGCCGGCCCGGCTGGTCACCGTCGCCGGCGTGCTGCACGCGGTGGACGGCCGCGTGCTCAGCGGCGACCGCGAGGTGCCCCATCGCGTACGCGATACCGCGTCGCGCCTCGCCGCGCACCTGGCGGACGGTTAG
- a CDS encoding PBP1A family penicillin-binding protein: MAARKPAGRKPARLRRQLLLVATFAATFLAGFAYASWTLVCRGSACPDPRQLDAFTPHQTSKLYADDGRFIAELGLERRTLVPLAEIPKTVQEAFVITEDKRFYEHHGIDWIRVFGAAVHNVGAGAYAQGFSTLTMQLARNIFTEKISREKTLTRKIKEAKVAREIERLYPKSKILELYLNQIYLGNGAYGVETASQRYFGKSVRDLNLAEAATLAGLPKAPERYNPRRFPERAIQRRNTIIELMHRAGVVSAEDAQLARAYPLRLARKEEAGELAPYFVEWVRRQLEDQFGEKVYTDGLKVYTTLDVDLQSAAERNLEKQLRAIEAGKYGAFKHTTFEQYAARSSANQSDAPNSPYLQGAFVAVDPRTGAVRALVGGRDFDDSKFDRATQALRQPGSTFKPVVYATAIHNGLPPSYLLDDSPLVVPEPNGTEWTPQNYDLKFEGIMPMRRALYRSRNLATIRLGMQLGEQNVIAMARQLGLTTPIPPYPSIHIGSADVYPLEMISAYTTFATLGVRATPFGITRVEDANGHVIFQANPQRYVVLSPEEAWLMVDMMKDVVRRGTAASIWASGFHIPAGGKTGTTNDYSDVWFIGFTPDLVAGVWMGFDRPQRIMSDAQGGRLAAPAWLGFMNEVYARRPEPADWARPEDIISRDIDWTTGLLRNPFCPDSDVTTEYFIPGTEPTRECDVHSPITAQPTPMSHP, encoded by the coding sequence ATGGCTGCCCGCAAGCCGGCTGGGCGTAAGCCGGCGCGTCTGCGGCGGCAGCTGCTGCTCGTCGCCACGTTCGCGGCGACCTTCCTCGCCGGCTTTGCATACGCGTCGTGGACGCTCGTGTGCCGCGGCAGCGCGTGCCCCGACCCGCGCCAGCTCGACGCGTTCACGCCGCACCAGACGTCGAAGCTGTACGCCGATGACGGCCGCTTCATCGCCGAGCTCGGACTCGAGCGCCGCACGCTCGTCCCGTTAGCCGAGATTCCCAAAACCGTACAGGAAGCGTTCGTCATCACCGAAGACAAACGCTTCTACGAGCACCATGGCATCGACTGGATCCGCGTGTTCGGTGCCGCCGTGCACAACGTCGGCGCCGGCGCCTATGCGCAAGGCTTCTCCACGCTGACGATGCAGCTCGCGCGGAATATTTTCACCGAAAAGATCAGCCGCGAGAAAACGCTCACGCGCAAGATCAAAGAAGCCAAAGTCGCGCGCGAAATCGAGCGACTGTATCCGAAGAGCAAGATCCTCGAGCTGTATCTCAATCAGATTTATCTGGGCAACGGCGCCTACGGCGTCGAGACCGCGTCGCAGCGGTACTTCGGCAAATCCGTGCGCGACCTCAACCTTGCCGAAGCCGCCACGCTCGCGGGTCTGCCCAAGGCGCCGGAGCGGTACAATCCGCGCCGCTTTCCCGAACGCGCCATCCAGCGGCGCAACACGATCATCGAGCTCATGCACCGCGCCGGCGTCGTGAGCGCGGAAGATGCCCAACTGGCGCGCGCCTACCCGTTGCGCCTCGCCCGCAAGGAAGAGGCAGGCGAGCTTGCGCCGTATTTCGTCGAATGGGTGCGGCGCCAACTCGAGGATCAGTTCGGTGAGAAGGTCTACACCGACGGGCTCAAGGTCTACACCACCCTCGACGTCGATCTCCAGTCGGCGGCCGAGCGCAATCTCGAGAAGCAGTTGCGCGCGATCGAAGCCGGCAAGTACGGCGCGTTCAAGCACACCACGTTCGAGCAGTATGCCGCGCGGTCGTCGGCCAATCAGAGCGATGCGCCCAACTCGCCCTACCTTCAGGGCGCCTTCGTCGCGGTCGATCCGCGCACCGGCGCGGTGCGCGCACTGGTGGGCGGGCGCGACTTCGACGACTCCAAGTTCGATCGCGCCACCCAGGCGCTCAGACAACCCGGGTCCACGTTCAAGCCCGTGGTGTACGCGACCGCGATCCACAACGGCCTGCCGCCCAGCTATCTGCTCGACGACTCGCCGCTCGTCGTGCCGGAGCCCAACGGAACCGAGTGGACGCCGCAGAACTACGACCTCAAGTTCGAAGGCATCATGCCCATGCGGCGCGCGCTGTACCGCTCGCGCAACCTGGCCACGATTCGGTTAGGCATGCAGTTGGGCGAGCAGAACGTGATCGCGATGGCCAGACAGCTGGGCCTCACCACGCCGATTCCGCCGTATCCATCCATCCACATCGGCTCGGCCGACGTGTACCCGCTGGAGATGATCAGCGCGTACACGACGTTCGCGACGCTGGGCGTGCGCGCCACGCCGTTCGGCATCACGCGCGTCGAAGACGCCAACGGCCACGTGATCTTCCAGGCCAATCCGCAGCGCTACGTCGTGCTGTCGCCTGAAGAAGCGTGGCTCATGGTCGACATGATGAAGGACGTGGTGCGCCGCGGAACGGCCGCTTCGATCTGGGCCTCGGGCTTTCACATCCCGGCGGGCGGCAAAACGGGAACAACGAACGATTACTCCGATGTCTGGTTCATCGGCTTCACGCCGGACCTCGTGGCCGGCGTCTGGATGGGATTCGATCGCCCGCAACGCATCATGTCGGACGCGCAGGGCGGCCGGCTGGCGGCACCGGCGTGGTTAGGCTTCATGAACGAGGTCTACGCGCGGCGCCCCGAGCCGGCCGACTGGGCGCGGCCCGAGGACATCATCTCCCGCGACATCGACTGGACCACCGGCTTGTTGCGCAATCCGTTCTGCCCCGACAGCGACGTCACCACCGAGTACTTCATCCCCGGCACCGAGCCGACGCGCGAGTGCGACGTGCACTCGCCGATCACGGCGCAGCCCACCCCGATGTCGCACCCGTGA
- a CDS encoding PadR family transcriptional regulator gives MSHANADVLQGTLDLLILKALSVEPMHGWGVAQRIQQISRDVLQVNQGSLYPALHRLEHRGWIAASWGASDNNRRAKFYRLTATGRKQLHAEVATWRRFSAAIELVLAVD, from the coding sequence GTGTCGCACGCCAACGCCGATGTCCTGCAAGGAACGCTGGATCTGCTCATCCTCAAAGCGCTGTCGGTCGAGCCCATGCACGGCTGGGGCGTTGCGCAGCGCATCCAACAGATCTCGCGCGACGTGCTGCAGGTGAACCAGGGCTCGCTCTATCCGGCCCTGCACCGCCTCGAACACCGCGGCTGGATTGCCGCGTCGTGGGGCGCGAGCGACAACAACCGCCGCGCCAAGTTCTACCGCCTAACGGCCACCGGGCGCAAGCAGCTGCACGCGGAGGTCGCGACGTGGCGCCGCTTCTCCGCGGCCATCGAGCTCGTGCTCGCCGTCGACTGA